From Actinopolymorpha cephalotaxi, one genomic window encodes:
- a CDS encoding malonic semialdehyde reductase encodes MTVSDLTRDELRIDPHSADLLFREARSANSFTDEPVSEATVREIYELVKWAPTAFNQQPLRVILSRTPESRERLVPLMAEGNRAKTAAAPLVAILAADTEFAEHLPRLVPHAPNVKDLFADDERRHTSAQFNATLQVGYFLLGVRAAGLAAGPMTGFDKAGVDAEFFPDGRHRSLAVVNIGRPDENAYRDRLPRLGFDEVVTSI; translated from the coding sequence ATGACAGTCAGCGACCTGACGCGCGACGAGCTCCGGATCGACCCGCACTCGGCCGACCTGCTCTTCCGGGAGGCCCGTAGCGCCAACAGCTTCACCGACGAACCGGTGAGCGAGGCGACGGTGCGCGAGATCTACGAGCTGGTCAAGTGGGCGCCGACCGCGTTCAACCAGCAGCCGCTCCGCGTCATCCTGTCGCGTACGCCGGAGTCCCGTGAGCGGCTGGTGCCGCTGATGGCGGAGGGCAACCGGGCCAAGACGGCGGCGGCGCCGCTGGTCGCGATCCTCGCCGCGGACACCGAGTTCGCCGAGCACCTGCCCCGCCTCGTACCCCACGCTCCGAACGTCAAGGACCTGTTCGCCGACGACGAGCGGCGGCACACGTCCGCGCAGTTCAACGCCACCCTCCAGGTCGGCTACTTCCTCCTCGGCGTCCGCGCCGCCGGCCTGGCCGCCGGGCCGATGACCGGCTTCGACAAGGCCGGGGTGGACGCCGAGTTCTTCCCCGACGGCCGGCACCGCTCCCTCGCCGTGGTCAACATCGGCCGGCCCGACGAGAACGCCTACCGCGACCGGCTTCCCCGGCTCGGCTTCGACGAGGTCGTCACCTCGATCTGA
- a CDS encoding LacI family DNA-binding transcriptional regulator yields the protein MPTIKDVAERAGVSVSTVSYALSGKRRISAETRDRVQAAIQALGYRPHAGAQALASRRSQILALVMPAAEYFSVSVGMAFVTAITTAARGYGYDVLLMTADEGDEGLRRIAHSALADGVLPMEVEVEDSRVATIRELGIPAALLGQPADSQGLPWVDLDFTAAGVLCVEHLAHLGHRRIGLLGPNAGAYERGLGYALRTLRSTRDAAARHSVSLVTEQTGTVRREVAGSIRRLLAASPAITALAVYDQETLSTVEEVLATDGLRVPADLSVLAVAAESTARHASPSLSFVDLPVAAMAEHAVALVVGAISGNPAQPVLLPPVLNERGSTAAPPAPARLPSRGAP from the coding sequence GTGCCGACGATCAAGGACGTCGCCGAGCGTGCCGGGGTGTCGGTCAGCACGGTGTCGTACGCCCTGAGCGGCAAGCGCCGCATCTCCGCCGAGACCCGCGACCGGGTGCAGGCGGCCATCCAGGCGCTCGGCTACCGGCCGCACGCGGGCGCCCAGGCCCTGGCCAGCCGCCGCTCCCAGATCCTCGCCCTGGTGATGCCGGCCGCCGAGTACTTCTCCGTCTCGGTCGGAATGGCGTTCGTCACCGCGATCACCACCGCCGCCCGCGGCTACGGCTACGACGTCCTGCTGATGACCGCCGACGAGGGCGACGAAGGGCTGCGCCGGATCGCCCACAGCGCGCTGGCCGACGGCGTACTCCCGATGGAGGTCGAGGTCGAGGACTCCCGGGTGGCGACGATCCGCGAGCTCGGCATCCCCGCCGCCCTGCTCGGTCAGCCGGCCGACTCGCAGGGCCTGCCCTGGGTAGACCTCGACTTCACCGCGGCCGGAGTCCTGTGCGTCGAGCACCTGGCCCACCTCGGGCACCGCCGGATCGGCCTGCTCGGCCCCAACGCCGGGGCCTACGAACGCGGACTCGGCTACGCCCTGCGCACCCTGCGGTCCACCAGGGACGCGGCGGCGCGGCACTCGGTGTCGCTCGTGACCGAGCAGACCGGTACGGTGCGCCGCGAGGTGGCCGGCAGCATCCGGCGGCTGCTGGCCGCGTCCCCGGCGATCACCGCGCTGGCGGTGTACGACCAGGAGACCCTCTCCACCGTCGAGGAGGTGCTGGCCACCGACGGCCTGCGCGTACCCGCCGACCTGTCCGTGCTGGCGGTCGCCGCGGAGTCCACCGCGCGGCACGCCTCACCCTCGCTGTCCTTCGTGGACCTGCCCGTTGCCGCCATGGCCGAGCACGCCGTCGCCCTCGTCGTCGGCGCCATCTCCGGCAACCCCGCCCAGCCGGTGCTGTTGCCACCGGTCCTGAACGAGCGCGGGAGCACCGCCGCTCCGCCAGCGCCTGCCCGCCTTCCGAGCCGAGGAGCTCCATGA
- a CDS encoding ThuA domain-containing protein has protein sequence MTDTARTIRVTVWNENVHEQREEAVRARYPEGIHGAVAAGIEENLKGQVDVRTATLEQPEHGLTEEVLASTDVLTWWGHAAHDKVADEVVERVQRHVLGGMGLVVLHSGHFSKIFRTLMGTTCSLRWRSEHDRELVWTLKPHHPVAEGVPSPIVIPEQEMYGEVFDIPDPDELVFVSSFSGGEVFRSGCSFHRGNGRIFYFSPGDQAYPVYHHPDVRKVIANAVRWVAPAESARDLPRLQNCPTGWYENADGSEARA, from the coding sequence ATGACCGACACCGCACGCACGATCCGCGTCACCGTCTGGAACGAGAACGTCCACGAGCAGCGGGAGGAAGCGGTCCGCGCCCGTTATCCCGAAGGCATCCACGGCGCCGTCGCCGCGGGCATCGAGGAGAACCTGAAGGGTCAGGTCGACGTCCGTACGGCAACCCTGGAACAGCCCGAGCACGGGCTGACCGAGGAGGTGCTGGCCAGCACCGACGTCCTCACCTGGTGGGGGCACGCGGCGCACGACAAGGTGGCCGACGAGGTGGTGGAGCGGGTGCAGCGGCACGTGCTCGGCGGGATGGGCCTGGTCGTCCTGCACTCCGGGCACTTCTCGAAGATCTTCCGCACCCTGATGGGCACCACCTGCTCGCTGCGGTGGCGCAGTGAGCACGACCGGGAGCTGGTCTGGACCCTCAAGCCGCACCACCCGGTGGCCGAGGGCGTGCCGAGCCCGATCGTCATTCCCGAGCAGGAGATGTACGGCGAGGTGTTCGACATCCCCGACCCGGACGAGCTCGTGTTCGTCAGCTCGTTCAGCGGCGGAGAGGTGTTCCGCAGCGGATGCTCCTTCCACCGCGGCAACGGGCGGATCTTCTACTTCTCCCCCGGTGACCAGGCCTACCCGGTCTACCACCACCCCGACGTCCGCAAGGTGATCGCGAACGCCGTGAGGTGGGTGGCGCCGGCCGAGTCCGCCCGGGACCTGCCGCGGCTGCAGAACTGCCCCACCGGCTGGTACGAGAACGCCGACGGCTCGGAGGCCCGCGCATGA
- a CDS encoding Gfo/Idh/MocA family protein, with amino-acid sequence MTSGDVNRPLRVLQVGAGGMGRGWLRTLLAYEEVELVGVADLDVARAKEALEEAGAGDVAAGPTVEALADDVRPDFVVDVTIPEAHHPVTMAALRRGLPVLGEKPLAASLAESLELTAAAQAYDRLFMVSQSRRYDANLFAYRRQLRQLGRLGILTAEFFKAPHFGGFRDAMDHPLVLDMAIHAFDSARFLLDADPVAVYCEEYNPGWSWYAGDAAATAIFEFGGGLRYVYNGSWCSPGQETSWNAAWRASGEHGTALWDGDGPPTLEIVEGGETAPEGDTPEADPHPGIAGSLREFVAALRTGTTPMGTARDNVASLAMVYAAIESARDGRRVLVSDVLEEAYAQAKARAEGPVLDALTGWTSLTPPG; translated from the coding sequence ATGACGTCCGGAGATGTCAACCGCCCCTTGCGGGTGCTGCAGGTCGGCGCCGGCGGCATGGGCCGCGGGTGGCTGCGCACCCTGCTGGCGTACGAGGAGGTGGAACTCGTCGGCGTCGCCGACCTCGACGTCGCCCGGGCCAAGGAGGCACTGGAGGAGGCCGGCGCGGGTGACGTGGCGGCCGGCCCGACGGTCGAGGCGCTCGCCGACGACGTGCGGCCGGACTTCGTGGTGGACGTGACGATTCCGGAGGCTCACCACCCGGTGACGATGGCGGCGCTGCGGCGCGGCCTGCCGGTGCTGGGCGAGAAGCCGCTCGCGGCCAGCCTCGCCGAGTCGCTGGAGCTGACGGCGGCCGCGCAGGCGTACGACCGGTTGTTCATGGTCAGCCAGAGCAGGCGCTACGACGCCAACCTGTTCGCCTACCGCCGTCAGCTGCGGCAGCTCGGCCGGCTCGGCATCCTGACCGCGGAGTTCTTCAAGGCGCCGCACTTCGGCGGGTTCCGGGACGCGATGGACCACCCGCTGGTGCTCGACATGGCCATCCACGCCTTCGACAGCGCGAGGTTCCTGCTCGACGCGGACCCGGTGGCGGTCTACTGCGAGGAGTACAACCCGGGCTGGAGCTGGTACGCCGGGGACGCCGCCGCCACCGCGATCTTCGAGTTCGGCGGCGGCCTGCGCTACGTCTACAACGGAAGCTGGTGCAGCCCGGGCCAGGAGACGTCGTGGAACGCCGCGTGGCGGGCCAGCGGCGAACACGGCACCGCGCTGTGGGACGGCGACGGCCCCCCGACCCTCGAGATCGTCGAGGGCGGGGAGACCGCGCCGGAGGGCGACACCCCGGAGGCGGATCCGCATCCGGGTATCGCCGGTTCGTTGCGGGAGTTCGTCGCCGCCCTGCGGACGGGGACGACCCCGATGGGCACCGCCCGCGACAACGTCGCCAGCCTGGCTATGGTGTACGCCGCGATCGAGTCCGCGCGCGACGGCCGCCGCGTCCTGGTGTCCGACGTACTGGAGGAGGCGTACGCCCAGGCCAAGGCGCGCGCGGAGGGCCCCGTCCTGGACGCCCTCACCGGCTGGACGTCCCTCACTCCCCCCGGCTGA
- the leuA gene encoding 2-isopropylmalate synthase, which translates to MPHRQQPSRMPFHRYAAFPPVELPDRTWPDARITQAPRWLTTDLRDGNQALIDPMSPARKRRMFDLLVRMGYKEIEVGFPSASQTDFDFVRAIIEEGLVPDDVTISVLTQAREDLIERTAQSLVGAKHATIHLYAATAPMFRRVVFGVDRDECRAIAVQGAEWVVKYAEQLLADTDFGFEYSPEIFMDTELDFALEVCEAVMDVWQPGPGREIILNLPCTVERSTPNVYADQIEWMSRNLSRREHVCLSVHTHNDRGTAAADAELAVLAGADRIEGCLFGNGERTGNVCLVTLGLNLFSQGIDPQIDFSDIDEIRRTVEYCNQLPVHPRHPYAGDLVYTAFSGSHQDAIKKGLEALDKAAAKAGVPVGEYPWEAPYLPIDPKDVGRSYEAVIRVNSQSGKGGVAYVLKAEHQLDLPRRLQIEFSRVVQAHTDEEGGEIPSAQIWSTFEQEYLRTDGPFTLHKVHTSAADGTRDALTVTVEHKGRQRVLSGEGNGPIAAFVDAIRQVDVDVRVLDYSEHALGAGGDATAAAYVECEVGDDVYWGVGMDVNILSASLKAVLSAVNRALR; encoded by the coding sequence ATGCCACATCGTCAGCAGCCCAGCCGTATGCCCTTCCACCGCTACGCCGCGTTCCCGCCGGTCGAGCTGCCCGACCGCACCTGGCCGGACGCCCGGATCACCCAGGCACCCCGATGGCTCACCACCGACCTGCGTGACGGCAACCAGGCACTGATCGACCCGATGAGCCCGGCCCGCAAGCGCCGGATGTTCGACCTGCTGGTCCGGATGGGCTACAAGGAGATCGAGGTCGGCTTCCCGTCGGCGTCCCAGACCGACTTCGACTTCGTACGCGCCATCATCGAGGAGGGTCTCGTCCCCGACGACGTGACCATCTCGGTGCTGACCCAGGCGCGCGAGGACCTGATCGAACGCACCGCGCAGTCGCTGGTCGGCGCCAAGCACGCCACCATCCACCTGTACGCCGCGACCGCCCCGATGTTCCGCCGCGTCGTGTTCGGCGTCGACCGGGACGAGTGCCGCGCGATCGCCGTGCAGGGTGCGGAGTGGGTGGTGAAGTACGCCGAGCAGCTGCTGGCCGACACCGACTTCGGCTTCGAGTACAGCCCGGAAATCTTCATGGACACCGAACTCGACTTCGCCCTGGAAGTGTGCGAGGCGGTGATGGACGTGTGGCAGCCCGGTCCCGGCCGGGAGATCATCCTCAACCTGCCGTGCACCGTCGAGCGGTCGACACCCAACGTCTACGCCGACCAGATCGAGTGGATGAGCCGCAACCTGTCCCGGCGTGAGCACGTGTGCCTGTCGGTGCACACCCACAACGACCGGGGTACGGCTGCGGCCGACGCCGAGCTGGCCGTCCTGGCCGGCGCGGACCGGATCGAGGGCTGCCTGTTCGGCAACGGCGAACGCACCGGCAACGTCTGCCTGGTCACGCTGGGGCTGAACCTCTTCTCCCAGGGCATCGACCCGCAGATCGACTTCTCCGACATCGACGAGATCCGGCGCACGGTGGAGTACTGCAACCAGCTGCCGGTGCACCCGCGCCACCCCTACGCCGGGGACCTGGTCTACACCGCGTTCTCCGGCTCCCACCAGGACGCGATCAAGAAGGGCCTGGAGGCGCTGGACAAGGCCGCCGCGAAGGCCGGGGTGCCGGTGGGCGAGTACCCCTGGGAGGCGCCGTACCTCCCGATCGACCCCAAGGACGTCGGCCGCTCCTACGAGGCGGTGATCCGGGTCAACTCCCAGTCCGGCAAGGGCGGAGTGGCCTACGTGCTGAAGGCCGAGCACCAGCTCGACCTGCCGCGCCGGCTGCAGATCGAGTTCAGCCGGGTCGTGCAGGCGCACACCGACGAGGAGGGCGGCGAGATCCCGTCGGCGCAGATCTGGTCGACGTTCGAGCAGGAGTACCTCCGCACCGACGGGCCGTTCACCCTGCACAAGGTGCACACGTCCGCCGCCGACGGCACGCGCGACGCGCTCACCGTCACGGTCGAGCACAAGGGAAGGCAGCGGGTGCTCAGCGGTGAGGGCAACGGCCCGATCGCGGCGTTCGTGGACGCCATCAGGCAGGTCGACGTCGACGTCCGTGTCCTCGACTACAGCGAACACGCGCTCGGCGCCGGTGGAGACGCCACCGCCGCGGCGTACGTCGAGTGCGAGGTCGGCGACGACGTCTACTGGGGTGTCGGCATGGACGTCAACATTCTCAGCGCTTCGCTGAAGGCGGTCCTCTCCGCTGTCAACCGCGCCTTGCGCTGA
- a CDS encoding GNAT family N-acetyltransferase — MNLQRLDPDDAAAVAAALSFHQATRAADTPWDPPHTERGLVSSLRYGWDGEPGEAWLAIEDGQVTGTLHLHFSERDNTHMAGMGVSVHPDKRREGRGRALFEEGLARVRASGRRLVTTGTLDAEVPAAFATAMGFTRASIEVQRRQDLTEVDPARVAELRAHSAEAARDYTLIRMDGPVPDDLLDEVAEMSAAINDAPTDDLDIEDEVFDAKRVRGFEAAQEAAGNKLYRVIARLGTDGPLAGHTVVGRPVDLPEWAWQWDTAVVGAHRGHRLGMLLKADMVTWLRSAEPAIRWLDTWNAESNSYMIAVNEALGYRIVTRHLGWQRAV, encoded by the coding sequence ATGAACCTTCAGCGCCTCGACCCCGACGACGCCGCCGCGGTCGCCGCCGCACTGTCCTTCCACCAGGCCACGCGCGCCGCCGACACTCCGTGGGACCCGCCGCACACCGAGCGCGGCCTCGTGTCCTCGCTGCGGTACGGCTGGGACGGCGAACCGGGCGAGGCCTGGCTGGCGATCGAGGACGGGCAGGTCACCGGCACGCTGCACCTGCACTTCTCCGAGCGCGACAACACCCACATGGCGGGCATGGGCGTGTCGGTCCATCCGGACAAACGGCGCGAAGGGCGCGGGCGGGCGCTGTTCGAGGAGGGGCTGGCCCGGGTCCGCGCGAGCGGCCGCCGGCTGGTCACGACCGGCACGCTGGACGCGGAGGTGCCCGCGGCGTTCGCCACCGCGATGGGCTTCACCCGCGCCAGCATCGAGGTGCAGCGGCGCCAGGACCTCACCGAGGTCGACCCGGCCCGGGTGGCCGAGCTGCGGGCGCACTCCGCCGAGGCCGCCCGCGACTACACGCTGATCCGGATGGACGGCCCGGTCCCCGACGACCTGCTGGACGAGGTGGCGGAGATGTCCGCCGCGATCAACGACGCGCCCACCGACGACCTCGACATCGAGGACGAGGTGTTCGACGCCAAGCGGGTGCGGGGGTTCGAGGCCGCGCAGGAGGCCGCGGGCAACAAGCTCTACCGCGTGATCGCCCGGCTGGGCACCGACGGGCCGCTGGCCGGACACACCGTGGTGGGCCGCCCGGTCGACCTGCCCGAGTGGGCCTGGCAGTGGGACACCGCGGTGGTGGGTGCGCACCGCGGCCACCGGCTCGGGATGCTGCTGAAGGCGGACATGGTCACCTGGCTGCGGTCCGCCGAGCCCGCGATCCGCTGGCTGGACACCTGGAACGCCGAGTCCAACTCGTACATGATCGCCGTCAACGAGGCCCTCGGATACCGCATCGTCACCCGGCACCTGGGCTGGCAGCGGGCCGTGTGA